TTCCTGTTCGTTAAACATGACAATTTCTTCATCCTCACCTCAGGGCACTGTCTTCTGGTCAGTGTGTGCTAAAGCGCTCGgacatcaggctgttgtctcccaTTTTAGCCCCGGAGAAGGTGGTTTGTGTGGGTCTAAACTACCGTGACCATTGCCTGGAACAGAATGCCCCGATCCCAAAAGAGCCCATCATCTTCAGCAAGTTTCCCAATGCAATCACGGGCCCATATGATGACATTTTTCTTCCTTCCGAGAGCCAGGTGAGTTCCAAGAGGCCAGAACAACTGATagtaaaagggaaataaattcaTGTTGATTAGAAAAATCACTAATTCTGTCTGTCACTGCCATGATCCACTGAGTGAAATTTTAGCCTTATTTGGGTATTATAGACTTAAGCACGTTTTTTGGACTGGATCTGGACAAAGACTACAATATTATCCAGAGTAGGCCATCATACTTGTTAGGATAAGTGCCTAGAACTGATAAACAACATCCTGACCTTGCTTTATCTTCTGCTGTAAAGGAGGTGGACTGGGAAGTGGAGTTGGCTTTTGTGATTGGACGACGAGGAAAGCACATCAAGGTGAGCATCACTGCATCGTTGCCACGCAACAGACTTCTGACATGTGCCGCCACGCTGTTCAGGAAGAAGAGGCCCTTTCCTACGTGGCGGGCTTCATGGTGGCCAATGACGTCAGCGCGCGTGACTGGCAGATGAAGCGTAATGGAAAGCAGTGGCTGCTCGGAAAGACGTTTGAAAGCTTTTGTCCGCTCGGCCCCGCATTAGTGACCACAGATGCTGTGCGAGGTGAAGCTTTCCTCTGTTTACCCATATCTACCGGTTGCCATGGCAAAGACAAACTTGCTCGGTTTTGAGGGTATCTGCAAAAAGTACATCAATACTAACTCCAAAATGACATGACCTCCAGATCCTCACAATTTGGGAATTCGTTGCCTGGTCAATGGAGAAAACGTTCAGAGCAGCAACACCAATCAGATGATCTTCAAGACTGAAGCGTTGATCTCCTGGGTTTCAAAGTAAGACTGTTGTTCcatcttctaaaaaaaaaaaaaaaacactgtgcatACAAAGATGAAAGGTAATTCATAATGATATTGACCTACAAGCTACTCACAGCTTGAGGCATGATAGTAGTTTAACTTGTCTGCTTTCTTCCTCCTTTTCAGGTTTGTGACATTAACTCCCGGAGACGTGTTCCTGACAGGCACCCCTCCTGGCGTAGGGGTGTTCAGAAAGCCGCCGGTCTTCCTCAAGGTTATTTACTTTGTCAAGCTGCTTAAAGAAAGTGGTTGGGGGTTGCATGCTGCGGCACACAAGTAACATTTTCAAACCATAATGAAACATGAGTGGTGTTCGAACTGAACGGTTCTGTCTTTCAGAAAGGAGATGTTGTGGAGTGCCAAATAGACCTGTTGGGATCCATCGTCAACAGAGTGGTTTGAACTGAGAGACAAACCGTGTGGTAAAAAATCATGACTAACTGTTGGAATTGCTTATTTCTCGATGGAAGCAAATTGTTTGATATACGGTATGGCTTCATGtgacatttagaaaaaaaaatagcagtaaGCACATAGAAAATAAACTTATTCCAAAATGTGAATTCAGTATTAAGGTTAAATGTGATCTGTGGTCAAATCCATGTGTCAAATTGATGTGGTTGAAAATTATAATAGATATTTCTTAGTGTGGGTGTATTAATGCTGTATTTATATTATAGAATATTGTAGAATTTCCAGAGCATAAAAGTCACTTTCTTTTCCAAAGTGGCCAAATTATTTATGCATATATATGTGAGAATACACCGCACCCGGGTCACAGCTATATTGTATATCTAGACTGAACAGTACATGCAATTTAACACTGGAGGGCAGTAGAGTTTCATGTTGAATTTGTAACTTTTGAATCCTATCTTTGCAAATTACAGATGATGCTGCCAGAGGCAGAttccattgttgttgtttttgttgctcaCTCATGAGGTATAATTCgtgacaaggacaccactttgaATTAATAATGGCCTCGGAAAATAATTACACTAATGAAATACCAGAAGACTTCATAaacaaaataacaacaacaaaaaaaacctctcaAGTTAGAGCAGTTTAATAACGATGAGATGAAGAGAATTGGGCCTCATTAGCATGGGATGTGAAATAATGTACTTGGTAAaagtagaaaaaacaaaacagctgaAATGTGATCAGCTTACAAATAAAAGCGCCCTGGTTACAGTATGAACACAGGGGAGAGCACGCTGCATCATCATACTACGTTGCTGATTACAGCAACCGCAATCCTCATCTCCTGCAGCTTTATGCTAATGCTATTACCGAGGCAAAACTTTAAATCACTGCCTCATAACAAAAAATCTCTCTGCGATTAACCCCAAAGGCCTTGGCACCTCAACAGGCACTCTAAAACCAAACTTTTGACTCTGAAAACACAGTTAAGCAACGAATGCGGCAGTTTGACATATTAATCGCAGAGGTACTGAGAGATGAAGCGCTGCAGTTTCTGCCGGTTTTGTGTCGACTGGAACAAAGGTGTGACCCCAAGGAAGACTCCTCCTTCCCACCGCTCCTCCATGAGGACCTGATGGGAGTGCAAACATGGTGAGCATACTTGTAAAGGTAATACTGTTTACATGCATGCTCTTCACACAGCAGGATCTAAATTGACTAACATGTCTGCTTTAGCTCTGCATTCAAATTTAGTCTTTGGTCTAAtttgttcaacaaaaaaaagaaacaatcacATTTGAATCACAAAAATCTGCAACCGTTTCCACTcctatattatttattgatttgcttCCTTACAGCTCTGTTGACTGGCcgcttcattaggtacagtGGCACAATCCATTTTGATCCAATACCAGAGCTGAATCGATACTATGCCCGAAGCCCTTCTTCTGATGCCTCTAATTCATTTTTAATATCTAATATTTTATTAAaagatcattttcaatcttgagACTGTGATCTCTCCGACAAGGAAGAAGCCTTGCGCCACTCACAGGGTCGCACGTACGACCATACATTCATATCCTCTAGTTCTCGGAACGCAACAgtaaaaaacaaaggaaataaaaatgaatctttttaaatgaattatttaataaaaataataaaagttggGAGGAGAAGTAACACACACGTACAAAATTCTTAAGaatttatatttttacattttagggCAAAGCCTAATTTAAAGAAGTCGGGGCAGGCAACAAAGGCTACTTTCTGGTGTTTAAAGTAGTTTAAACTCATCTTTTAAGTTGCATTTATTAAGTTATTTAACAGCTAACGGTACCTCTTATTTCCTGGGGATGCCATCGGCACAGATTCTTTGGAATGGCCTAGATATACCGTCCCATAAAAGAGAGCGTTGTATTTTTATCAAGTTCTTGAATTACActttaaaaaaagttatttttccTTAACATGCCCACTTTTCAGTCGAATCCACTTTTAAGAATAACAAGACAGCAATTGATTGACAGATGATGATGACCCTGAGAAGCAAATTAAAAATTGCCTTTTGAAGTCATCTCAGATATATAGGTCAATGAAGCTCTATTTTTAAAGGCAGCGATTCCCATCTCGCAAAGACGGAGCAGACTGATGGCTGCATAGGCTCAAGGGCTGACTCGTCAATTGTAAGAGCGGGAGATTGGAGAGTGTTCCGAGACTTTGATGCGCACTACATGGGGTGCTACGAGTGGCCTCGCCGAGCCTCGCATCGCATCAGGAGAATCCATTTCACTCCACTTCTTTGTAGATCGTGGAGATGTTCAATAGAAACCCCTTCTCTTTTGTCTTGGAACATCACAGGTATCTATTACTATGTGAAAGATGACCTCTCGTGGCCCTTTTTCTCGCACTGAATCTCAAACTGCGATCATCAAGCATTTATctggccctgacaacgtttctgtTTTATTCATTCAGATGAGGGTCACCATCACAACCCTGAAACATGCTCAAAAGTTAAAAGAAAGTTGAATGAGATACTTGGGGGCAATATTCACATTAGTCCAGAAGGGCAAGAAAAAGTTGATTTTAGTTCTTTGACGCAACGCCGtttatgtataatatatattttatgacaAAGTACGTTCTCTGAACACACACGGCATAGAATATATAAAGCCTGTCACTCACCCCCAGGTCTATTAGTGTTCCAACTGCAGTTTGAGCAGCCTCCTGTGAGCAGCTCTCTGCAAGATAGCGCACAAAGGCACGCATCACTCAAAAGAACAGACGTATAGCCGATAAAGAAAATAACAGGTCGGAATAATGGAACAAAGCCATTACCAGCGGGATtggttgaatattttttttaccttgtgtaACTCTGAGTGGTTTCAATTAGGATTTTGTCTTTCTATGTgcggaggtgtttttttttttttttttttttttgagggggatgTGCTCACCGTAGTGCTGTTTCTTCTTATTTGCTGTATCACACAGATGTGAGCACAGCTGAGTCACAAAATCACCTTCTACCAGAAAAAAGGCGGGGGGTTATCCACATGAATGTTCAAAACAGTCTGGAAAGTCATTTATTGTTCTGTATTATACAAGCAATAGAAAACAATGCTACGTTATCAAAAATGAATTATACTAAGAGCACCTATTTTGCCCTCATTTGGTATATtgtttgtctacatgtgttgcttcacCCTTTAAGTTAAAATATCTGCAACTTAAAGGGTTATACCAATGCAACACCGAGGCTATCCATTTAAGTTATTTTGAATCGtttgttagcatgaagctaaaaAAGCTTTTATCTTAAAAAACTCATAAGATGGATAACTTGTGTCTCAGGCAACCAATGTGCTTAGCTTTTATTGCTCAAGGAAAGGTAAAGTTAAGAACAAAAAACCTGGCAGAGGAGTTTTTAGGTGGTCCAAGAAAGCGGTGGTCCAGGAGAGAGCCCTCAGACGTCCGGCTAGCATGTTGCAGAGGAAGAACAGCATGTCGGGACACTGATTTGGTTGGCTTATCTACGAATGGCCAGGCAAGAAAGTGCATGATGGGAATGTCAATGGGAGGATGACTGGATGAAAGAACATTTTCCACCAGGCTTAAAACCTTGCGAGAAGTCACTGTCAGCTAGCATGTCAAGCCTCGCAGAAATACAGCAGATGAGGTCTTTTAATTTTGGTTTCTGTCATTTTGTCCGCCAGCCTGTCggctcatttctttttttggccTCAGACTAAAATAGCTCAGCGACTGTGCTATGGATTGTTATTACGAAAGTTCATAAAAACATTCATGGCCCCCAGACGACGTCTCCGTTACTTTCATACGGAGGTTCACGTCCGAGTGAACAACAATGTGGAAGCAGGGTACCGTGACATTTACATCAGATATTGCCTTGAGTGATACAGTGACTTTTCCAGTGTAAAGGTCAGAGATTCAAAGGAAGCTGTCATATATCTTGACATAATTTTCCCTTTTATGGGAATCGTAATATTTTCCTGCACAAAATGGTGGAAAAGGCCATTTCAACTAACCAAAGTCGTTTTCTAAGTTAATTCTTGTGTGCATTAGACGCACTTAGTTATATTTCCGGTGAAGATTTAGTCTTTTTTAACAAAAGTAGGCTTTCAAGTAAAGCAGAGCTGGAGAACATTTTGGATCTCCAAATATAGCAGCAGTAAAACATTAAATATCTATCACCCGAATGCAACCGGCTCCTTTTTGTCTTTCTAGATCAAGACCGAGCACTGAGGAAAGACCTCAGATTTGAATAATGGACTATTGTTCTGTTGTAAAAAGTCCAAAGAGGCAAACGTAATTGAGTGCTTTGTGGACGTCGGTCCACCGCCAAATCACTTTGCGCACTTTTTTTGCGAGTTGATTAGTTGCCCCGTGATGCTTTGAAAAGTCACACCTAACATTCAGGACGGTTTTCTATTAAAGCTGACACACATATTGCTAATTGGTATTCAAGCGATGCGTCTCGCCTGCGTGGCTGCTTTTGTTATGCAGATGTACTCGCATCAAATGGCTCTTTCGTGCTGCCACTTTGCCAGTTTTCTCGTGGCCTGCTTTCACCCCCGCGAGCTGCTATCCACTGTTAACTGGGTTAATATCCCACTGGTTTCTCCCTCGATGCAGTGGAACCTCTGGTGCTTCTCAGTGATGGAGCCAAAACAAAAACTATAGTACAGTTTGGGTACCTTGTAGGACAACAAGTCCTGCTCCTCACAATCAGAATCGCTTTGATACGACCCGTCTGAGGTGGTCCAGGTCAGGGCGCCCTCTCTCTTCCAGAAATCACAGATTGGAACGTCCTTCTGAACCTGCAGAGAAAGAACATCTACAATGTCTGTAggcaaacaaatgttttttttttttttataagaccCAAAGCAGATTTGCAGATAGCAACAATTTGATTTCAATGGGAAAAGAATATTCTACATCCAAACAAAACAGTGGGTGATTGGTGCCCTGGAAGGAATTGCGTTATGTCTCAGTATGAAAAATACATCTTACTTCTTCCATGATCAAGATGCCGCATCGCACCAAACTGTCAATCGCATCCAGTGCAAAACTTTGAGAAGACTGGCAGGGCTGGAGAAATTGGGAATAAATGAGAGAGAAGGTGAGAGGAGAGTAGCTTCAGTCTCATCACACGCGGAAGACGATCGGAGGAAGACAGGTGACAAAGAGCATAGACAGCGAGATGGAGACGAAGATGAGatcagaggaggagaagaggcGTCGGCCATCGGGATGGTGGAGTGGGAGCGCTATTTTTCCTGTGGAGCGGAGTAGAAAAGAAATAGCGGCTGCTCAAATGAAAGGTGGGCTAACAGAGAAGGGCGCAGTATATCTGCCTCCGATTCGGAGCCCTTGAAGTCAACGTGATGGATTGTGTGCACATGGAcgtgtgcacaaacacacagcagCAGCGCACGTTTGCACGGGGTGAGGTGAGTCACCGTTCGGCCCCATTAAACACGCCTTGAACGAGACACGccggatgtgtgtgtgatgcaaATGGAAACTCACTGGTCTAAAGCCCGGAGGCAGGAGATGGCAGAGCTGCAGGGCCCTTTCAGTCAGCTCCAACTGGCAGAGGACCACATCAAACTCCAAGTCACCTTTGACCTGGTCTCCATCTGCGCTGTCAGCCCTCACCTTGCTGCTGATGCCACTACTGGCAATCTCGGATAGCATAGCTGACACGGCACATGCTGGGGTAAAAAATATGCGTTACTCCACCAACAAGCAGACACACAAGTGAAAATATAGACATAAATATGGTAGCCATAATGGACAGCCTGAAAGAGGGTGAGGTCACCTCCCGCAGTGTGGCGATCTAATGTAGAAGTTAACATAATGGAATGAAACAGAGGAACCGATGGAGGGGTGTTGCTAATATTGTGCCTCGAAGGGACAATTAAAATTATCCTTGAAATTGCCATCAAATTAgatagcatgaaaaaaaaaatgtaattctgTATCCTCAATCTGccttagtcaagtcaagtcaagtcaagtcaagtttatttgtatagccctaaatcacaaacagtctcaaagggcttcacatagccaaaaattgacaattattctcaaagcatcccctgatcttaagctcccgagAGGGGTGTCCCAAAATCCAGTTTTACTTATTCTCACTATGGTTGCAGGTGAGCCAGAGGCGGACATCTTGTTGCCACCTCTAAATGACAATTGACATATTCCTGAAAATATTGACCCAAAAAAAGAGGTGAGTTTGAATCACTCCATAAAGACAAGTTAGTTATTGGaaggagaaaataaaataataaataaagtgtgATTCCAGGAGGGGCTTCACAAATCAAAACTGCTGTAAACTATTCATGCAAACTTTGTTAAACGAATACCTCGGTGAATCAATTTGATGTGTGAAGGTAGATTCATTTGAACTTATTGGATAGAGAATGCGCAGGGGTATCTATTAAAGTATTCACTGAGTATAGTTAGGGATTATTTCAAGTAGTTGAGGGCAAAGCCAAATGTCTCATAACGCCCACTGCCTACAACCTGCACTTCCGCAACCAAAATAAACCGTGCTTACATAATGAATCACGCACAGAGAGCCATTATCAAAAGGTACTTACCGAACATActggtttaaaaaacaaaacaaacaaaaaaaaacactatgtgCTTCAAAATGCAAATGATATTGACAGAGTCAACATTCAGTGAAGCGTTTTGTAAATAGCTCCAAATCTGTGTCATCACCCTAGCGCAAGTTAATAGTTGCTAGCACAGCAAAGACGCTAAAGCAGCAGCACTGAGTTTGGAATTTAGAGCGAATTTCTTTCCTCCTCGTTCTATGACACGCCAGATTTGTTCCTTTATCTTCTGAGCTTTAAAAGTACCGTAGTTGTTAACACATTTTTCAAACTCAACTTTCCAGCAAGTGAGATACGGCTGAGTGCGCCGCTTCAGACAAGCGATATCGTGTGTTTTCACGACTTTTGAGACGTAGGAGTAGGACCAGAAGAATATCTACTGTGTTGTTGAAAAGGAGGCTCTGGAGACACAATGTGTGAGTGAGAGAAAAGGACGTGAAACATATTAGCTTTCGAGGGCCCACTGAGGTTGGAGCGAAGATAGAAACCAGACTCTCGAGAACAGCTTTGACCACTACATTGAAAAAGGAAAGATTAGGAAAACATAAGAGCAATCTACAGAACAAATGTGGGAGGGGAGAGTCAGTGGATCAAGCGTGAGTGTGGGGACTGAGATTGAGAGAAAGTAGAATCATGTTTTGATAGAAGCCGAAAACTAGTTGGCTTAGCAGAAGATAGTGAAAGAGTGGTTGCGCCattaaaggaaaataaaagtaCATAATAACATGTCCCACGGTGGTTAAATGAaatagagacttttttttttttttttatcaggttACAAGGAGGAAATTTGGAGCTCTTGCAACATTGGTAATGTCCTCTGGCAAAACAATACACAGGccagtcttgtttttttttttttttaattaatgcaaCTCAGACACTGCCTCCCTGAAATACCTCAGCCAGGAACACTTCTGCAACCACTCATCccgaatttcttttcttttcacagTCACGACCATTTCCTCACAAAATGAGCGATTATCAATGATTTGTCTCCTCTGGCGAGCTGGGTTTATTAGGGAGAACATGAGCACTCGTCAATATCAATAAACTCGTGTATCTGACCTGACTTTATTGATGCATGTTATGTTAACTAATTTTATGAAGCGCAAATGCCTTGTTAAATTTAACAATTTGGTTCTTTTCCATCTGACAATAACTTATATGCAATTCTCAAACTGTGAACCATAAACATAATGTAATTAAATTGTTGTGAGTTGCATAAAGAAGCATGATTTAAAGTCCAGGACTTTGTGGCCCTTCCAATGAAGCACAGGCACGAGGACACCTAAACAGCGtaattggaatgtaaactttagCAAAGGCAGCACAGCTTCCTAACAATGCCATATTTCTGCTGAGAAGGGAGAAATTTAGAATGCTGACCGCttgctgttttttatttttttattattattttattgctcTCAAAGATAAGCAGATCTGGTTGCTTCCGAGTCAATTTTTCATGCATGACTGACTTTGCAATGACAGCATAAATCTCAGCAATTCAAGCCGGGGGGCAAAAAATTACGGCCACTAAAGACTTCGTTCGTGGCTTTCGACAAAAAAAAGCTAACTGGCAGTCTGTTGCTCGCTACATCGCCTGGCGCTTTTGAGTATTTAAGCGGTGCAACTTTTAAAATATCAAATGGATTTTCCATTCTGCCATGGCAACTGACAAGTCACAGCCAAAGCTTCCCACCAACGCCAGCATGCAAAGAGAACATAAGGTCTCCAAATGGCTTTTGGGCTTTAAGTGTTCAAGTGAAAAGTACAGCCATGGTACCAAAATACATGCATGCAAAATCACTCACCACCAACtgcttccaaaataaaagcatgggTTACAATCTGCGCCTGAAGGTCCAGGTGCTGTGTGCTAGCAAGAGTAGGACGAGGTACAATCAAAGGGTCTTGCCTAGAGGTCAAAAGAAAGGCATGGAAAGTGGCTTGAGTCAGATTCATCTATATTTGATTtcagaagaacagaccttgaagGTACTGCAGCTATGACGAGGTGAGGGGCGAGCAGCGTGACGGCGTAGTGGACCACTTCTGTTAGACTTCCTCCAAATCCGACATCTTTGTTCCTAAACAAGAGCTCCTCCGTGAGCCAGCTGACATCACGACACAAAATGGACGTGCTCACACCCTGCTCGAAACAAACCAGGAATTAAAATTGAAACAGTTGAACTTCTTACCAACGCCATGAAATTGCGGAACAATTGCACCAAAGTTTTGGAACGCTATGACTCAAAAGTCTCGGAATTTCTTCGTTCTCTCAGATGCCGCAAGATGAAGTCGAGAGTATGGAGCGATGTCGTACAGTACTTGGTGGTCcggaactatgttgaagtgatACACCTCGACGCAGACAAGCTTGTGTGTTGGTGATGAGCTAACTATAGTCATGAAGAGTCTTTGCCGAATATTTCCtcgattaactcattcactaccattgacggctatagacaTAATAGTTTATAATAGCTTTTTTAAATGTATCTGCATACATAGGACGGTTAACGTTCAAATTTGTTTTTCACAAGGACTATCAATGATACCGTTGATATGGTCGTGCAAGTTTGACAGGGGTGACGCATTCACCTTGCGGTGTCTGTAGAGCAAAAGACTGGACAGCAGACTGGTGGACATCACAGCCATGCAGGAGATTACAGCTGGGAATGAGAACACAACTCACAAATCCTAAATACCATGACACAATGCTAACAGGATTAAAACATCTCGCGGGGATTCCATTACAGACCAGCAGGGGAACATTATCTCCGACTTACAGAAGATGAGGTGGACGGCGACGGCAGTGTTGAGCTCACTCTCCTGATGAGCTAGCTCTGTGCTTTCTGACACAGAACGAGAAGGCGGAAACCACCGCATCTTCCTTTCACCAAACTCAGTCGCAGTGCTTGATAGGAAAAGCAAACAGCCGGTATCAAGTGTCAATCCTTTGCTAGGACACATCCAACCCAATGTGTAGGTggatatttttgtttgtgttaatGCTACACTTGTGGCTTATGTATCGTCAGTGTACACTCCTTGCTCAACAGCAAAACATTAAGAGGACACGGTGACTCGCCAGTGCGCACAGTGGAGTATTAAGCCGTATCCCATATTTCCCTCCGGAACACTGAGCTAAACAAGTGAATACTGGACCAGGTGGCCCCCTTTGATTGAGTGGCCCTGCTGTTATCG
This portion of the Syngnathus scovelli strain Florida chromosome 3, RoL_Ssco_1.2, whole genome shotgun sequence genome encodes:
- the fahd2a gene encoding fumarylacetoacetate hydrolase domain-containing protein 2A, with protein sequence MRALLGSLRNLSLLSRSYSVTPQRRGLCNAPMRLVQFHHHGDGEGVRVGVEQDIGLDVVDLRAFDPSMPSTLKELLEMGDKGLDCARRALSSGQCVLKRSDIRLLSPILAPEKVVCVGLNYRDHCLEQNAPIPKEPIIFSKFPNAITGPYDDIFLPSESQEVDWEVELAFVIGRRGKHIKEEEALSYVAGFMVANDVSARDWQMKRNGKQWLLGKTFESFCPLGPALVTTDAVRDPHNLGIRCLVNGENVQSSNTNQMIFKTEALISWVSKFVTLTPGDVFLTGTPPGVGVFRKPPVFLKKGDVVECQIDLLGSIVNRVV
- the gpat2 gene encoding glycerol-3-phosphate acyltransferase 2, mitochondrial isoform X2 yields the protein MVQQLNSGITRDMVSWSFKMTSVPVLGKFRPIVGQCCQQCTPDSLSRYRKTFGQSPLLDFHNILCVDETHTRYRGWLVRRICCVLFVSGRKVYPSPVNSRQERIYERSSVREALAANPKAPEGGESQGQPRSISTFHPLINTCISPGVLRCVGWVMTKMFAAVFASIQVNLNHFEALHRASEEGSLLVYVYVRQSMLDSLLVSLVLFCNNLRVPYTICPIRINNSFLRAILRKIGMIFLPPFASTEQDAEADNLYAPVMTSLVRELLHEGQSLSLGVSAESGQGGQWLARIRQLIKEGSVPDICLVPVGISYDCVPETHMQVSDLFGWLLSLLWRKPEGIVRIHLAQPFSLKEMYVSGRCRVVEWRPLQDLLLPVIINDSTATEFGERKMRWFPPSRSVSESTELAHQESELNTAVAVHLIFSVISCMAVMSTSLLSSLLLYRHRKGVSTSILCRDVSWLTEELLFRNKDVGFGGSLTEVVHYAVTLLAPHLVIAAVPSRQDPLIVPRPTLASTQHLDLQAQIVTHAFILEAVGACAVSAMLSEIASSGISSKVRADSADGDQVKGDLEFDVVLCQLELTERALQLCHLLPPGFRPPCQSSQSFALDAIDSLVRCGILIMEEVQKDVPICDFWKREGALTWTTSDGSYQSDSDCEEQDLLSYKISQPNQCPDMLFFLCNMLAGRLRALSWTTAFLDHLKTPLPEGDFVTQLCSHLCDTANKKKQHYESCSQEAAQTAVGTLIDLGVLMEERWEGGVFLGVTPLFQSTQNRQKLQRFISQYLCD
- the gpat2 gene encoding glycerol-3-phosphate acyltransferase 2, mitochondrial isoform X1, whose protein sequence is MVQQLNSGITRDMVMPHKRHAVSWSFKMTSVPVLGKFRPIVGQCCQQCTPDSLSRYRKTFGQSPLLDFHNILCVDETHTRYRGWLVRRICCVLFVSGRKVYPSPVNSRQERIYERSSVREALAANPKAPEGGESQGQPRSISTFHPLINTCISPGVLRCVGWVMTKMFAAVFASIQVNLNHFEALHRASEEGSLLVYVYVRQSMLDSLLVSLVLFCNNLRVPYTICPIRINNSFLRAILRKIGMIFLPPFASTEQDAEADNLYAPVMTSLVRELLHEGQSLSLGVSAESGQGGQWLARIRQLIKEGSVPDICLVPVGISYDCVPETHMQVSDLFGWLLSLLWRKPEGIVRIHLAQPFSLKEMYVSGRCRVVEWRPLQDLLLPVIINDSTATEFGERKMRWFPPSRSVSESTELAHQESELNTAVAVHLIFSVISCMAVMSTSLLSSLLLYRHRKGVSTSILCRDVSWLTEELLFRNKDVGFGGSLTEVVHYAVTLLAPHLVIAAVPSRQDPLIVPRPTLASTQHLDLQAQIVTHAFILEAVGACAVSAMLSEIASSGISSKVRADSADGDQVKGDLEFDVVLCQLELTERALQLCHLLPPGFRPPCQSSQSFALDAIDSLVRCGILIMEEVQKDVPICDFWKREGALTWTTSDGSYQSDSDCEEQDLLSYKISQPNQCPDMLFFLCNMLAGRLRALSWTTAFLDHLKTPLPEGDFVTQLCSHLCDTANKKKQHYESCSQEAAQTAVGTLIDLGVLMEERWEGGVFLGVTPLFQSTQNRQKLQRFISQYLCD